In one Mycobacterium sp. NBC_00419 genomic region, the following are encoded:
- a CDS encoding alpha/beta hydrolase codes for MLAGRLADPKCTLGTDPRSDPRMVAAFAPLGLADALPDAPLTVDSPLEHRLAYAAAAEEAIGAVFDALALAAPAPGGVSTTTVTIPGGDGNELTLFVSRPDDARGPLPAVVHFHGGGMAIGSASDAAYRHLRECLAATGLVVVGVEFRNSAGRLGVHPYPAGLNDCAAATRWVHANAADLGVSHLIVAGESGGGNLTLTVTHKAKREGWLGEIAGAYAQCPYISNKWLDYPAEFPSLRENDGYFISCQQAALLGSVYDPSGAHVNDVTCWAGEASDEELTGLPPHVISVNELDPLRDEGLLYYRRLLAAGVPAAGRIVVGTCHGGDLLFPAVMPEVFGASVRDISGFAYSLS; via the coding sequence ATGCTCGCTGGTCGACTCGCAGATCCGAAATGCACGCTCGGCACCGATCCCCGGTCCGACCCACGAATGGTTGCCGCATTCGCCCCGCTCGGCCTGGCTGACGCTCTGCCGGATGCGCCGCTGACCGTCGACTCCCCTCTCGAACACCGGCTGGCATACGCGGCGGCCGCCGAGGAAGCGATCGGCGCGGTGTTCGACGCACTCGCCCTGGCCGCACCGGCACCCGGTGGTGTCAGCACGACGACGGTCACCATCCCCGGCGGCGACGGCAACGAGCTGACGCTGTTCGTCAGCCGGCCGGACGATGCGCGTGGGCCACTGCCGGCCGTCGTGCATTTCCACGGCGGTGGCATGGCGATCGGCAGCGCTTCGGATGCTGCGTATCGACATCTGCGCGAATGCCTGGCGGCGACCGGGTTGGTCGTGGTCGGTGTCGAGTTCAGGAACTCGGCGGGCCGACTCGGGGTGCACCCGTATCCGGCAGGACTCAATGACTGCGCGGCGGCCACCCGCTGGGTACACGCCAATGCCGCCGATCTGGGAGTCAGCCATCTGATCGTGGCGGGCGAGTCAGGCGGCGGGAACCTGACGCTGACGGTCACCCACAAAGCCAAGCGGGAGGGCTGGCTCGGCGAGATCGCCGGCGCGTACGCGCAATGCCCCTATATCTCCAACAAGTGGCTCGACTATCCGGCGGAGTTTCCGTCGCTGCGGGAGAACGACGGTTACTTCATCAGCTGCCAGCAGGCGGCGCTTCTGGGATCGGTGTACGACCCGTCTGGGGCGCATGTGAATGATGTGACCTGTTGGGCCGGCGAAGCGTCGGACGAAGAATTGACCGGATTACCGCCACACGTCATATCGGTCAATGAGCTCGACCCCTTGCGCGATGAGGGCCTTCTTTACTACCGGCGCCTACTCGCAGCGGGCGTTCCTGCTGCCGGGCGGATCGTCGTCGGCACCTGCCACGGCGGTGACCTGCTGTTTCCCGCTGTCATGCCGGAGGTTTTCGGGGCGAGCGTGCGGGATATCAGCGGCTTCGCGTATTCCTTGAGTTAG
- a CDS encoding RNA polymerase sigma factor, with protein MQSLDGVFRREWGPTVAALARWSGDLTVAEDAVQEACSDALRAWSREGLPDNPAAWLLTAARNRARDRLRRESLRPGKELAAVLDDIVARTDRADVHPVRDDELRMMFTCAHPALERASQLALTLRLVSGLTVAEIGRALLQSEAAVAQRITRAKNKIRHANIPLRVPEADLLPQRTPHVLSCIYSVFTEGYWSTAGPSAIRDELCDEGVRLAGELSALMPDEQEAHALSALVLLHDSRRTTRLDASGALVPLEEQDRRRWDRGKIARGLDAVARARGSTGPYLPQAVIAAVHSTAPDWQRTDWATICLAYDRLLELTDSPVVRVNRALAIGLRDGPEAGLALLDKAAHDPRLVRSNLAATVRADLLRRAGRHPEAAQWYRNALELNGSEPGKVFLRRRITECGG; from the coding sequence ATGCAGTCCCTGGACGGCGTCTTCCGGCGCGAGTGGGGACCGACGGTGGCCGCGCTGGCCCGTTGGTCCGGCGATCTCACCGTTGCCGAGGACGCCGTTCAGGAGGCGTGCTCAGATGCGCTCCGGGCATGGTCACGGGAGGGATTGCCCGACAATCCCGCGGCATGGCTGTTGACCGCCGCGCGCAACCGGGCCCGTGACCGTCTGCGTCGCGAATCACTTCGCCCGGGAAAGGAGTTGGCGGCTGTGCTCGACGACATCGTTGCCCGCACCGACCGGGCCGACGTACACCCGGTGCGCGACGACGAGTTGCGGATGATGTTCACCTGCGCGCACCCGGCCCTGGAACGCGCTTCGCAATTGGCGCTGACGTTGCGGCTCGTCTCGGGCTTGACGGTGGCCGAGATCGGGCGGGCACTGTTGCAGAGCGAGGCTGCTGTCGCTCAGCGAATCACCCGCGCCAAGAACAAGATTCGGCACGCCAACATCCCGTTACGGGTGCCCGAAGCTGATCTGCTGCCGCAGCGAACGCCACATGTGCTGTCGTGCATCTACTCGGTGTTCACCGAGGGCTACTGGTCAACCGCAGGCCCGTCGGCAATCCGCGACGAACTGTGCGACGAGGGCGTACGGCTGGCCGGTGAACTGTCTGCGTTGATGCCTGATGAGCAGGAGGCGCATGCCCTGTCGGCCCTTGTCCTACTGCATGATTCGCGGCGCACGACCCGCCTCGACGCCTCGGGTGCGTTGGTGCCGCTGGAGGAGCAGGACCGCAGGCGCTGGGACCGCGGCAAGATCGCCCGCGGGCTCGATGCGGTGGCCCGGGCGCGGGGTTCGACGGGGCCGTATCTCCCTCAGGCGGTGATCGCAGCGGTGCACTCGACCGCTCCGGACTGGCAACGGACGGACTGGGCGACGATCTGCCTGGCCTACGACCGACTGCTGGAGCTCACTGACTCCCCGGTGGTCCGGGTGAACCGGGCATTGGCGATCGGGCTTCGCGACGGACCGGAGGCCGGCTTGGCCTTGCTGGACAAGGCGGCCCACGATCCGCGGCTGGTCCGGTCGAACCTTGCCGCGACCGTCCGCGCCGACCTGCTGCGCCGCGCCGGGCGCCACCCGGAGGCCGCACAGTGGTACCGGAACGCTCTGGAACTCAACGGCTCTGAACCGGGCAAGGTATTTCTCCGACGGCGAATCACCGAATGCGGAGGGTGA
- a CDS encoding YciI family protein, protein MYYFALLQTPERDLAPEDAQTEMQAYHDFHARAREAIRGGDALAPISEGLRIDGGPDHPVITDGPFAEGAEVAGGFYVFEADNLDDALKLAEQVPAARYGAVEVWPMVHWAPPAQPITGGDWLALLLEPPADVTTPGTPEWDAVARRHGDFGAAAGDHALGGAPLHPPSTATTVRVRDGAVLLTDGPFAEGAEVASGFYLLRAADRDEAAKLASMIPASAVQLRRLAGVSLL, encoded by the coding sequence ATGTACTACTTCGCTCTGCTCCAGACGCCCGAGCGTGACCTCGCACCCGAGGATGCGCAGACGGAGATGCAGGCGTACCACGACTTCCACGCGCGGGCGCGCGAGGCCATCCGCGGCGGCGACGCGCTGGCCCCGATTTCCGAAGGCCTCCGGATCGACGGCGGACCCGACCATCCGGTGATCACCGACGGCCCGTTCGCCGAGGGCGCGGAGGTCGCCGGTGGCTTCTACGTCTTCGAAGCCGACAACCTCGACGACGCCCTCAAGCTGGCCGAACAGGTGCCGGCCGCCCGGTACGGCGCAGTCGAGGTGTGGCCGATGGTGCATTGGGCTCCCCCGGCTCAGCCGATCACCGGCGGCGACTGGCTGGCTCTGCTTTTGGAACCTCCCGCCGATGTCACCACGCCGGGCACACCCGAGTGGGACGCGGTTGCCCGTCGGCATGGCGATTTCGGTGCCGCGGCGGGCGACCACGCACTCGGCGGGGCGCCGCTGCATCCCCCGAGCACCGCAACGACGGTGCGGGTGCGCGATGGCGCGGTGCTCTTGACCGACGGGCCGTTCGCAGAGGGCGCGGAGGTGGCCAGCGGCTTCTATCTGTTGCGGGCTGCCGACCGCGATGAGGCGGCCAAGCTCGCCTCGATGATTCCGGCGTCGGCTGTGCAGCTGCGCCGCCTGGCGGGCGTTTCCCTCCTCTAG
- a CDS encoding cyclopropane mycolic acid synthase family methyltransferase gives MPEATDTKDMRPHFEEIQAHYDLSDDFFGVFQDPTRKYSCAYYTGPNATLSEAQVANVDQHLDRLDLKPGMTLLEVGCGWGLTLQRAMEKYDVNVIGLTLSKNQKAYCDQLLAGVDSDRTFDVRLEGWEQFHSPVDRIVSIEAIEHFGFERFDEFYKRCFDILPDDGRMTIQSSCGYHPDDLIARGRKLTFELARFAKFMVDVIFPGGRIPSTKMLVAHGEKAGFVVPEPLSLRNHYIKTLGIWAARLEQHKDEAIAAAGVESYDNYMKYLTGCQYYYLDETLDVSLVTYLKPGAAASA, from the coding sequence ATGCCCGAGGCAACCGATACCAAGGACATGCGGCCCCATTTCGAGGAGATCCAGGCTCACTACGACCTGTCGGACGACTTCTTCGGCGTGTTCCAGGATCCGACCCGCAAGTACAGCTGCGCGTACTACACCGGACCGAATGCCACTCTGTCGGAAGCCCAGGTCGCCAATGTCGACCAGCACCTCGATCGGTTGGACCTCAAGCCCGGGATGACCCTGCTCGAGGTGGGCTGCGGCTGGGGACTGACATTGCAGCGCGCGATGGAGAAGTACGACGTCAACGTCATCGGGCTGACCTTGTCGAAGAACCAGAAAGCCTACTGCGATCAGCTGCTGGCCGGTGTCGACAGCGATCGCACCTTCGACGTGCGGCTCGAGGGCTGGGAGCAGTTCCACTCGCCGGTGGACCGGATCGTCTCGATCGAGGCCATCGAGCACTTCGGCTTCGAGCGCTTCGACGAGTTCTACAAGCGGTGCTTCGACATCCTGCCCGACGACGGCCGCATGACCATCCAGAGCAGCTGCGGCTACCACCCGGACGACCTGATTGCCCGTGGCAGGAAGCTGACGTTCGAGTTGGCCCGCTTCGCCAAGTTCATGGTCGACGTGATCTTCCCGGGTGGCCGCATCCCGAGCACGAAGATGTTGGTCGCGCACGGGGAGAAGGCCGGGTTCGTCGTGCCTGAACCGCTGTCGCTGCGCAACCACTACATCAAGACCCTTGGCATCTGGGCGGCGCGCCTGGAGCAGCACAAGGACGAGGCCATCGCGGCGGCCGGTGTCGAGAGCTACGACAACTACATGAAGTACCTCACGGGCTGCCAGTACTACTACCTCGACGAGACGCTCGACGTCAGCCTCGTGACCTACCTCAAGCCGGGTGCCGCCGCCTCCGCGTAG
- a CDS encoding cyclopropane mycolic acid synthase family methyltransferase, which produces MPKRLTPHFDDVQAHYDLSDDFFRLFLDPTQTYSCAYFERDEMTLEQAQLAKIDLALGKLGLQPGMTLLDIGCGWGATMMRAVQKYDVNVVGLTLSKNQRDHVERMFAASESPRTTRIELMGWEEFDEPVDRIVSIGAFEHFGFDRYNDFFNMAYKALPDDGVMLLHTITALTLPQMADRGMPLTIEVAKFVKFILTEIFPGGRLPSIEKVEEHSAGAGFTVTRTQSLQPHYARTLDQWAAALEGNRDQAIAVQSEEVYDRYMKYLTGCSRAFRIGYIDVDQFTLEKQPRQTHS; this is translated from the coding sequence ATGCCGAAACGGCTCACACCTCATTTCGACGACGTGCAGGCTCATTACGACCTGTCGGACGACTTCTTCAGGCTCTTCCTCGACCCCACCCAGACCTACAGCTGCGCATACTTCGAGCGCGACGAGATGACGCTGGAGCAGGCCCAGCTCGCCAAGATCGACCTGGCGCTGGGCAAGCTGGGGCTGCAGCCCGGGATGACGTTGCTCGACATCGGCTGCGGGTGGGGCGCCACGATGATGCGGGCGGTCCAGAAGTACGACGTCAACGTCGTCGGGCTGACGTTGTCGAAGAACCAGCGAGACCACGTCGAACGAATGTTCGCCGCGTCGGAGAGCCCGCGCACCACACGCATCGAGCTGATGGGCTGGGAGGAGTTCGACGAACCCGTCGACCGCATCGTGTCGATCGGCGCCTTCGAGCATTTCGGATTCGACCGCTATAACGACTTCTTCAACATGGCCTACAAGGCGCTGCCCGACGACGGGGTAATGCTGCTGCACACGATCACAGCGCTGACGTTGCCGCAGATGGCCGATCGCGGCATGCCGCTGACCATCGAGGTGGCGAAATTCGTCAAGTTCATCCTGACCGAGATCTTCCCTGGCGGACGCCTGCCGTCGATCGAGAAGGTCGAGGAGCATTCGGCCGGAGCCGGCTTCACCGTGACCCGCACGCAATCGCTGCAGCCGCACTACGCGCGAACCCTGGACCAGTGGGCTGCGGCGCTCGAGGGCAACCGGGATCAGGCGATCGCGGTGCAGTCCGAGGAGGTCTACGACCGGTACATGAAGTACCTGACAGGATGTTCACGGGCGTTCCGAATCGGGTACATCGATGTCGACCAATTCACGCTCGAGAAGCAACCACGACAAACGCACAGCTAG
- a CDS encoding alpha/beta fold hydrolase, giving the protein MEIRSGTAQVADGVEIYYEDMGNPGDPPVLLVMGLGAQLLLWRNGFCERLVNQGHRVIRYDNRDVGLSSKLHGQRAGGALVPSLLRSFVGRPSRSVYTLEDMADDAANLLDHLEVDQAHVVGASMGGMIAQIFAARHAHRTNALGIIFSSNNSALLPPPAPKSLLSLIKGPSPDSPREVIVENSIRVSRIIGSPGYPASEEKLREEAIEAYERAHYPQGIARHFGAVLGSGSLKRYDRQISAPTVVIHGRADKLMRPSGGRAIASAIPNARLVLIDGMAHDLPEELWDDIVGELKTTFSEASHSAD; this is encoded by the coding sequence TTGGAGATTCGTAGCGGCACGGCTCAAGTAGCCGACGGTGTGGAGATCTACTACGAGGACATGGGCAACCCCGGCGACCCGCCGGTGTTGCTCGTGATGGGCCTGGGAGCCCAACTCCTGTTGTGGCGCAACGGCTTCTGCGAGCGCCTGGTCAACCAGGGCCATCGCGTCATCCGCTATGACAACCGCGACGTCGGGTTGTCGTCGAAGCTGCACGGCCAACGCGCGGGCGGCGCTCTGGTGCCCAGCCTGCTGCGCTCCTTCGTCGGCCGGCCCAGCCGGTCGGTGTACACGCTGGAAGACATGGCCGACGACGCCGCCAACCTGCTGGATCATCTCGAGGTCGACCAGGCGCATGTCGTCGGCGCGTCGATGGGCGGCATGATCGCGCAGATCTTCGCCGCCCGGCACGCCCACCGCACCAATGCACTGGGAATCATCTTCTCCTCCAACAATTCTGCGCTGTTGCCGCCGCCGGCACCCAAGTCGCTGCTGTCGTTGATCAAAGGCCCGTCACCGGACTCGCCGCGTGAGGTGATCGTCGAGAACTCGATTCGAGTGAGCAGGATCATCGGCTCACCGGGCTATCCGGCATCCGAGGAGAAGCTTCGCGAAGAGGCCATCGAGGCCTACGAACGGGCGCATTACCCACAGGGCATCGCGCGGCATTTCGGAGCGGTACTGGGCAGTGGCAGCTTGAAGCGTTACGACCGGCAGATCAGTGCTCCTACCGTCGTAATTCACGGCCGCGCAGATAAATTGATGCGTCCGTCGGGCGGACGCGCGATCGCCTCGGCGATCCCCAATGCGCGTCTGGTGCTGATCGACGGGATGGCCCACGATCTGCCCGAGGAGTTGTGGGACGACATCGTCGGCGAGTTGAAGACGACGTTCTCCGAGGCGAGCCATTCGGCGGACTGA